The window GGCTGCGCGAGATGCCCGGCGTTCTCGGTCGCGGTGCTCACGCGAGGTGTCTGAGGTCCTCGGTCGTGTCGATGTCGTACGCCTCGGCCACGTCGGAGCACTCGACGAGGGTGAGGGCGTCGCGATGCGCCTGCAGGTAGGTCCGCGCTCCCTGGTCGCCGACCGCGCCGGCCGTGATGTCCGCCCATCGGTCGGCACCGAACAGCACCGGATGGCCGCGCTTCCCGTCGTACGAGGCGGCCGCCAGGGTCATCCGTGAGCGGTAGGCCGAGAGGACCCGGGCCACCGCCTCCGGTCCGATGCCGGGCTGGTCCACGAGGAGCACGAGTGCCGCGTCCGCCTCC is drawn from Streptomyces sp. NBC_00178 and contains these coding sequences:
- a CDS encoding nucleotidyltransferase family protein, which encodes MAHTQRIPVIAGVLLAAGGGRRLGGRPKALLEHRGRPLVEHAVRSLRNGGCGPVRVVLGAAAEEVRARADLSACSVTVNALWEEGMGSSLRAGLGDLGGLEADAALVLLVDQPGIGPEAVARVLSAYRSRMTLAAASYDGKRGHPVLFGADRWADITAGAVGDQGARTYLQAHRDALTLVECSDVAEAYDIDTTEDLRHLA